A stretch of Campylobacter showae DNA encodes these proteins:
- the flhA gene encoding flagellar biosynthesis protein FlhA, producing MAKQKRNILTLVAPFLEPIVRFKGLTIVGVIIAILAIIIVPLPSAVLDFFLALSISISVLIILIAVYVPKPTDLSTFPTLILIITLFRLSLNIATTRMILSEGHNGPDAVSEIISSFGQFVVGGNYVIGVIVFTILVLINFMVVTKGSTRVSEVQARFTLDAMPGKQMAIDADLNAGLIDEKTARERREAIIGEANFYGAMDGSSKFIKGDAVAGIIITIINIVGGFLIGSFQYGLDMATSAQNYTILTIGDGLVSQIPGLITSTATAIIITRASKDDENFAEGSLTQLLGEYKTLLIVGFILFIFALVPGLPTLSLGFISLLFLSMGYIMKEVKEGKINLTAKAQSASSTQGEEEGQAAPKPPKKSEEEIAREEEAKINDILKLEILELDLGYGLLKIAETDLIERIRAMRRNIAAQLGFLMPKIRIRDNLQLPPNEYRFKLKGVVIGQGEIYADKFLAMDSGLVSDNIEGIPTKEPAFGLDALWIDAGVKEDAILSGYTIVDPASVISTHMSELIKQNAAELLTRQETQNLLDKLKSEYPVIVEDTLRIAPIGVIQKVLKALLKDHIPIKDMLSILEALSDIAEVSKNLDMIVEHVRTALARAITSLYVDEGGRLNFYVMEPAAQQKLIDAVQYKDGAYHLMINVSQTSAIVQALREARAKRPISEYGSMILCVEPSLRKFIADICANFAIDITVLSFAEVAANTPFETLGTIEISNL from the coding sequence TTGGCAAAACAAAAGCGCAATATCCTAACCCTGGTCGCACCGTTTTTAGAGCCTATCGTAAGGTTTAAGGGGCTCACGATCGTAGGCGTCATAATCGCCATCCTAGCGATCATCATCGTGCCGCTTCCTAGCGCGGTTTTGGACTTTTTTCTTGCGCTTTCCATCTCTATCTCGGTGCTCATTATCCTGATTGCCGTTTACGTGCCAAAGCCTACCGACCTTAGCACTTTTCCGACGCTTATTCTCATTATCACGCTTTTTAGACTCTCGCTAAACATAGCCACGACGCGCATGATTTTGAGCGAAGGACACAACGGTCCCGATGCCGTGAGCGAGATAATCTCAAGCTTCGGACAGTTTGTCGTAGGCGGCAACTACGTCATCGGCGTGATCGTCTTTACGATCCTAGTTCTTATAAATTTTATGGTAGTTACAAAAGGCTCGACGCGCGTGAGCGAGGTGCAGGCGAGATTTACGCTTGATGCGATGCCGGGTAAGCAAATGGCGATAGATGCCGATCTAAATGCAGGTCTGATCGACGAAAAGACAGCTAGAGAGCGCCGCGAAGCCATTATCGGCGAGGCGAATTTCTACGGAGCGATGGACGGTTCGTCTAAATTTATCAAAGGCGATGCTGTCGCTGGCATCATCATCACGATCATAAACATCGTCGGCGGCTTTCTCATTGGCTCGTTTCAGTACGGCCTAGATATGGCTACCTCGGCACAAAACTACACGATCCTAACGATCGGCGACGGTCTAGTAAGCCAGATCCCGGGCCTCATCACGTCGACGGCTACGGCGATCATCATCACTCGAGCTAGCAAGGACGATGAAAATTTCGCCGAAGGCTCGCTAACGCAGTTGCTGGGCGAATACAAAACGCTTCTAATAGTCGGCTTCATACTATTTATCTTTGCTCTAGTTCCCGGGCTTCCGACGCTATCTCTGGGCTTTATCTCACTTTTGTTTTTAAGTATGGGCTATATAATGAAAGAGGTAAAAGAGGGTAAGATAAATTTGACCGCCAAGGCTCAAAGCGCAAGCTCTACCCAAGGCGAAGAAGAGGGGCAGGCCGCACCAAAACCGCCTAAAAAAAGCGAAGAAGAGATTGCTCGCGAAGAGGAAGCTAAGATAAACGATATCTTAAAGCTTGAAATTTTAGAGCTTGATCTGGGCTACGGTCTGCTAAAGATCGCCGAGACCGATCTCATCGAGCGCATACGAGCGATGCGCCGAAATATCGCGGCACAGCTTGGTTTTTTGATGCCAAAGATCCGTATACGCGACAACCTTCAGCTACCGCCAAACGAATACCGCTTTAAGCTAAAAGGCGTCGTGATCGGGCAGGGCGAAATTTACGCGGATAAATTTCTAGCTATGGATAGCGGGCTAGTTAGCGACAACATCGAGGGTATCCCGACTAAAGAGCCCGCGTTTGGCCTCGATGCGCTATGGATCGATGCGGGCGTAAAAGAGGACGCGATACTAAGCGGCTACACGATCGTAGATCCCGCGAGCGTCATCTCCACGCACATGAGCGAGCTGATAAAGCAAAACGCCGCCGAGCTCCTAACCCGCCAAGAGACGCAAAATTTGCTCGACAAGCTAAAATCAGAGTACCCCGTCATCGTCGAGGATACGCTGCGCATCGCGCCTATCGGAGTTATCCAAAAGGTGCTAAAAGCGCTGCTAAAAGACCACATCCCGATAAAAGATATGCTAAGCATCCTAGAGGCGCTAAGCGACATCGCCGAGGTTAGCAAAAACCTCGATATGATCGTCGAGCACGTCCGCACCGCGCTTGCTCGTGCTATCACTTCGCTTTACGTCGATGAGGGCGGGCGGTTAAATTTCTACGTGATGGAGCCAGCCGCGCAGCAAAAGCTAATCGACGCCGTGCAGTATAAAGACGGCGCGTATCACCTGATGATAAACGTCTCGCAGACCTCGGCGATCGTGCAGGCTCTGCGTGAGGCGAGGGCGAAGCGGCCGATCTCGGAATACGGCTCGATGATACTTTGCGTAGAGCCTAGCTTGCGTAAATTTATCGCTGATATCTGTGCAAATTTCGCCATAGATATCACGGTGCTTAGCTTTGCCGAAGTCGCGGCAAATACGCCGTTTGAGACGCTAGGCACGATAGAAATATCAAATTTGTAA
- a CDS encoding DHH family phosphoesterase, giving the protein MTIHHLSHTDLDGYGAQVITNHYFKNVKFYNSNYGKEIDEKFDQILAQISDKSVAQTQSNLISEQNGNSQNASENRGEGEAAKNDEKALILITDLNLTVEQCEAYEKAIANKNAKILLLDHHQSGVECASKFSWYFLDSSRCSTKITHDFFAKIYGVDASLNHFSDVVNAVDIWLKEDVNFEMGKVGLGLVANAKEINKTMFEAENSRYLFYLIERAREFFDAGDDYVGLDEAIFGFKKDFFKEDKNDTLSNLISAFVVKKLSEEKDKFSIKYNDLNGILTYNIGNTSVIGNDFLVANPDIDFFIDVTSKKTLSFRANGKVDVSLMAKNLVGGGGHVNASGGLFAGFKDSFSYENVKAQITDLITKKTILQG; this is encoded by the coding sequence ATGACCATCCACCACCTCTCGCACACCGATCTGGACGGATACGGCGCGCAGGTAATAACGAATCACTATTTTAAAAACGTTAAATTTTACAACTCAAACTACGGCAAGGAGATCGACGAGAAATTTGATCAAATTTTGGCTCAAATTTCGGATAAAAGCGTAGCCCAGACGCAGTCAAATTTAATCAGCGAGCAAAATGGTAACTCGCAAAATGCGTCCGAAAATCGCGGCGAGGGCGAAGCGGCTAAAAATGACGAAAAAGCGCTTATCCTGATAACTGATCTAAATTTGACCGTGGAGCAGTGCGAAGCCTACGAAAAGGCGATCGCAAATAAAAACGCTAAAATTTTGCTCCTCGATCACCACCAAAGCGGAGTCGAGTGCGCGAGCAAATTTAGTTGGTATTTTTTAGATAGCTCAAGGTGCTCGACTAAGATCACGCATGATTTTTTCGCTAAAATTTACGGGGTCGATGCGAGCTTAAATCACTTTAGCGACGTCGTAAATGCGGTCGACATCTGGCTAAAAGAGGACGTAAATTTTGAAATGGGTAAGGTCGGGCTCGGACTCGTCGCGAACGCAAAAGAGATAAACAAAACGATGTTTGAGGCTGAAAATTCGCGCTATCTTTTTTATCTTATCGAGCGCGCGAGGGAGTTTTTTGACGCGGGAGACGACTACGTCGGGCTTGATGAGGCGATTTTCGGGTTTAAAAAGGACTTTTTCAAAGAGGATAAAAACGATACGCTAAGCAACCTTATCTCAGCCTTCGTTGTAAAAAAACTAAGCGAAGAAAAAGATAAATTTAGCATAAAGTATAACGACCTTAACGGCATTTTGACCTACAATATCGGCAATACTTCCGTTATCGGCAACGATTTTTTAGTTGCGAACCCCGATATTGATTTTTTTATCGACGTTACGAGCAAAAAGACGCTGAGCTTTCGCGCTAACGGCAAAGTTGACGTGAGCTTGATGGCTAAAAATTTAGTCGGCGGCGGCGGACACGTGAACGCTAGCGGCGGGCTTTTTGCTGGCTTTAAGGATAGCTTTAGCTATGAGAACGTAAAAGCGCAAATAACCGACCTGATAACTAAAAAAACGATTTTACAAGGATAG
- the cmoB gene encoding tRNA 5-methoxyuridine(34)/uridine 5-oxyacetic acid(34) synthase CmoB — protein MSLEAARAAKARELAGKTYAPLMREVEELAAKFKGREFELKFDDIVEISVNLTPAEREETLQTALNLRSWRKGPFKIDDIFIDSEWRSFVKFNLLAPHMDLADKVVGDIGCNNGYYLFRMLPQRPKKLIGFDPGVMSFLQFKFIDAFARSGIEYELLGVEHLPHYGVKFDVLFCLGVLYHRSDPVRTLKELKGALNAGGELFLDTMYLDMEGDFALSPKNTYSKIPNIYFVPTISALLNWCERANFKDAQILATKPTDAHEQRKTEWILGQSLGDFLDPADPARTVEGYPAPKRVYLKLSV, from the coding sequence ATGAGCTTAGAAGCGGCTAGAGCGGCGAAGGCTAGGGAGCTGGCGGGCAAAACCTACGCACCTTTGATGCGGGAAGTAGAGGAGCTAGCGGCCAAATTTAAGGGACGCGAATTTGAGCTTAAATTTGACGATATAGTCGAGATAAGCGTAAATTTAACGCCAGCGGAGCGCGAAGAGACGCTGCAAACGGCGCTAAATTTACGCTCGTGGCGCAAGGGGCCGTTTAAGATAGACGATATCTTTATCGACAGCGAGTGGAGGAGTTTTGTCAAATTTAACCTGCTCGCGCCGCATATGGATCTAGCAGACAAGGTCGTGGGCGATATCGGCTGCAACAACGGCTACTATCTCTTTCGTATGTTGCCCCAGCGCCCAAAAAAACTGATCGGCTTTGATCCCGGCGTTATGAGTTTTTTGCAGTTTAAATTTATCGATGCGTTCGCGCGCTCGGGCATAGAGTACGAGCTGCTGGGCGTCGAGCATCTGCCGCACTACGGCGTCAAATTTGACGTGCTCTTTTGCCTGGGCGTGCTCTATCACAGAAGCGATCCCGTGCGTACGCTAAAAGAGCTAAAAGGCGCGTTAAATGCGGGCGGCGAGCTATTTTTGGACACGATGTATCTTGATATGGAGGGCGATTTTGCCCTGAGCCCGAAAAATACATACTCAAAGATACCGAATATCTACTTTGTGCCGACTATTAGTGCGCTTTTAAACTGGTGCGAGAGGGCAAATTTTAAAGACGCGCAAATTTTGGCTACAAAGCCGACGGACGCGCACGAGCAGCGAAAAACGGAGTGGATCTTGGGTCAGAGTTTGGGCGATTTCCTAGATCCTGCAGACCCGGCGCGCACGGTCGAGGGCTATCCTGCGCCAAAACGGGTCTATCTAAAACTAAGCGTATAA
- a CDS encoding MBL fold metallo-hydrolase encodes MKIFSKPCGDYQTNCYIVSKNGREIIIDPGQDSYDFVVKNSHAPLTILNTHGHSDHVLDNISLKNFFNVPVYIHNSDNFMLHEDLWDAGQQPMYDAICIGGAKFEDVKFNIEDFEIEFMHFPGHTPGCCMVRVDDVIFSGDFLFRGSIGRYDFPFSNAEDMRQSLLKCKNLQGDFVLYPGHGDKTTLKAERANLDFWINMIGREMRF; translated from the coding sequence GTGAAAATTTTTTCAAAACCATGCGGAGATTATCAAACCAACTGCTACATAGTATCCAAAAACGGGCGCGAGATTATTATTGATCCAGGTCAAGATTCATATGACTTTGTCGTAAAAAATTCACACGCGCCACTCACTATTTTAAACACTCACGGGCATTCTGATCACGTTCTTGACAATATTAGCTTAAAAAATTTTTTTAATGTTCCGGTATATATCCATAATAGCGATAATTTCATGCTTCACGAAGATCTTTGGGATGCCGGACAGCAGCCGATGTATGACGCGATCTGCATAGGCGGAGCGAAATTTGAGGATGTAAAATTTAACATAGAAGACTTTGAGATCGAGTTTATGCACTTTCCTGGGCATACGCCAGGATGCTGTATGGTGCGCGTGGACGACGTTATCTTTAGCGGAGATTTTTTGTTTAGAGGCTCGATCGGACGCTATGATTTTCCGTTTTCAAACGCCGAGGATATGCGCCAAAGCTTGCTAAAATGTAAAAATTTGCAAGGCGATTTTGTACTGTATCCAGGTCACGGCGACAAAACGACGCTAAAAGCTGAGCGTGCAAATTTAGATTTTTGGATAAATATGATCGGTAGGGAGATGAGATTTTAA
- a CDS encoding NAD+ synthase: MKNYSQISLKLTEFLASYLEKSGAKGFVLGVSGGLDSAVVAALCARTGIETHALLMPTKYSNERNLSDALKLCKDLKITHKIIEIQPILDSFTAQIGEQPSNLRMGNLSARARMCLLYDYSAKVNALVVGTSNKSERLLGYGTIYGDMACALNPIGELFKTEIYELARELGIDEKIIAKAPSADLWEGQSDEADIGYTYQRLDEVLRLVQSKSEAELACEFDPKLVATVFSRMRANKFKLSLPPIASVNGE; the protein is encoded by the coding sequence ATGAAAAATTATTCGCAAATCAGCCTAAAGCTAACCGAGTTTTTGGCGAGCTATCTCGAAAAAAGCGGCGCAAAGGGCTTTGTTTTGGGCGTTAGCGGCGGTCTAGACTCCGCCGTCGTAGCCGCTCTTTGCGCGCGCACGGGCATTGAAACGCATGCGCTTTTGATGCCGACGAAGTACTCAAACGAGCGGAATTTAAGCGACGCGCTAAAGCTTTGCAAAGATCTAAAAATAACGCATAAAATCATCGAAATCCAGCCGATTTTGGATAGCTTTACCGCTCAAATCGGCGAGCAGCCGTCAAATTTGCGTATGGGAAATCTAAGCGCAAGGGCGAGGATGTGCCTGCTTTATGATTATTCGGCAAAGGTAAACGCGCTAGTCGTGGGTACTAGCAACAAAAGCGAGCGCCTTCTTGGATACGGCACGATCTACGGCGATATGGCGTGCGCGCTAAATCCGATCGGCGAGCTCTTTAAGACTGAAATTTACGAGCTGGCGCGCGAGCTTGGTATCGATGAGAAAATCATCGCAAAAGCCCCGTCCGCCGACCTTTGGGAAGGGCAAAGCGACGAGGCCGACATAGGCTACACTTACCAGCGACTGGACGAGGTTTTGCGTTTAGTGCAGAGTAAAAGCGAGGCCGAGCTGGCGTGCGAATTTGACCCAAAGCTCGTCGCGACTGTGTTTTCAAGAATGAGAGCAAATAAATTTAAACTCTCGCTGCCGCCGATTGCTAGCGTGAACGGCGAGTAA
- a CDS encoding DegT/DnrJ/EryC1/StrS family aminotransferase — protein sequence MEEIAFYRPTIDEAETTLIKEALKDHGSAIVDRLESELREYFGVKHAVTTNNNSAAHHLALCSMDLKRGDKIICSVNSTPSVAQAIRHFDAEPIFVDINEDDFNMNAESLRNTLKLHNHKKLKGIFVNHVAGQASDMDEIYAIAQEYDVKVLDDAGKSIGLTYNGVKIGSDERSLISCFNVHSQLTNPIATAGFMLTDDDAVAERARLLRNHAIVNGGIDKDGNLGYVYDVVDIGVKYDLTGLCAAYAVAQFEKTDKFIARRRQIAAIYDKELADCPHVSLPIKKRDHVYIQYIIKIDKNRDGFAKELLERGIHTALHYKPMHLLSYYKSKYGLKVNSFPNALKTYQQVLSLPVYNALSDEEVAYICESVREVAKTRV from the coding sequence ATGGAAGAGATAGCGTTTTATCGACCGACCATCGACGAGGCCGAAACCACGCTCATCAAAGAAGCCTTAAAAGATCACGGTTCGGCGATCGTGGATAGGCTGGAGTCCGAGCTTAGGGAGTATTTTGGCGTAAAGCATGCCGTTACGACAAATAACAACAGCGCCGCCCATCATTTGGCGCTTTGCTCGATGGATCTAAAACGCGGCGACAAGATTATCTGCTCGGTAAACTCCACTCCGAGCGTGGCGCAGGCGATTAGACACTTTGACGCCGAGCCGATATTCGTCGACATCAACGAAGACGACTTTAACATGAACGCCGAGTCGCTACGAAATACTCTAAAATTGCACAATCACAAAAAGCTAAAAGGTATATTCGTAAACCACGTAGCGGGGCAGGCATCTGATATGGACGAGATTTACGCTATCGCGCAGGAGTACGACGTAAAGGTACTAGACGACGCGGGCAAGTCTATCGGACTAACCTATAACGGCGTAAAAATCGGCTCTGATGAGCGCTCGCTTATCTCTTGCTTTAACGTGCATTCGCAGCTAACTAACCCGATCGCGACGGCCGGCTTTATGCTAACGGACGACGATGCGGTCGCCGAGCGCGCTAGACTACTGCGAAACCACGCGATCGTAAATGGCGGCATAGACAAAGACGGCAACCTAGGCTACGTCTATGACGTCGTAGATATCGGCGTGAAGTATGATCTAACCGGGCTTTGCGCGGCGTATGCTGTGGCTCAGTTTGAAAAGACGGATAAATTTATCGCGCGACGCAGACAGATCGCCGCCATCTACGACAAAGAGCTAGCAGACTGCCCGCACGTCTCGCTACCGATCAAAAAGCGCGACCACGTCTACATCCAGTACATCATCAAGATCGACAAAAACCGCGACGGATTTGCGAAGGAGCTGCTAGAGCGCGGTATCCACACGGCGCTTCACTACAAGCCGATGCACCTTTTAAGCTACTATAAGAGCAAATACGGGCTTAAGGTAAATTCATTCCCGAATGCGCTAAAAACATATCAGCAGGTGCTTTCGTTGCCCGTTTACAACGCGCTTAGCGACGAAGAGGTTGCATATATCTGCGAGAGCGTGCGAGAAGTAGCCAAAACGCGTGTTTAA
- a CDS encoding tetraacyldisaccharide 4'-kinase, whose translation MFKRKIYAFAQEYFYAPNLWQKCLSIALLPLSWIYCACVILKSKFSKALDFGIPIISIGNLTLGGSGKTPLGIAILSEFDGGCVVLRGYGRASQGLVKVAVSGEILVGVTASGDEAMEYAKSVKNANVIVSENRDIAINEAKKMGAKYVLLDDGFGKFHIKKFNVLIRPSAKPYFDFVMPSGAYRYPSKFYAKADYVVKEGEDFTRESEIINQTTKMVLVTAIANPQRLEPYFSLCVGRDIYPDHYAFSRDELASILERYAATSLLVTRKDAVKMEEFGLPLSVIALKTTLAGKFKRIIKEKIL comes from the coding sequence GTGTTTAAAAGGAAAATTTACGCCTTTGCGCAGGAGTATTTTTACGCTCCGAATTTGTGGCAAAAGTGCCTATCTATCGCGCTTTTGCCGCTTAGCTGGATTTACTGCGCATGCGTGATTTTAAAATCCAAATTTAGCAAAGCTTTAGATTTTGGCATTCCGATTATCAGCATCGGAAATTTAACCTTAGGCGGCAGCGGAAAGACGCCGCTGGGTATTGCTATATTAAGCGAATTTGATGGCGGTTGCGTCGTGCTACGAGGCTATGGTAGAGCTTCGCAAGGGCTAGTCAAGGTCGCAGTCTCGGGCGAAATTTTGGTGGGCGTCACGGCTAGCGGCGACGAGGCGATGGAGTACGCAAAAAGTGTAAAAAACGCAAACGTCATCGTGAGCGAAAACCGCGATATCGCCATAAATGAGGCCAAAAAAATGGGCGCAAAATACGTGCTGCTCGATGACGGCTTTGGTAAATTTCATATCAAAAAATTTAACGTCCTGATCCGCCCATCGGCAAAGCCGTATTTTGATTTCGTCATGCCTAGTGGCGCGTATCGCTACCCGAGTAAATTTTACGCTAAAGCCGACTACGTCGTAAAAGAGGGCGAGGACTTTACTCGAGAGAGCGAAATAATAAATCAAACTACAAAGATGGTTTTAGTGACCGCTATCGCAAATCCGCAGCGCTTGGAGCCTTATTTTAGCCTTTGCGTGGGACGCGATATTTATCCCGATCACTACGCGTTTTCGCGGGACGAGCTAGCGAGTATCCTAGAGCGCTACGCCGCGACCTCGCTTTTGGTTACGCGAAAAGACGCCGTAAAGATGGAGGAGTTTGGCTTGCCGCTATCCGTTATCGCGCTAAAAACGACACTGGCGGGTAAATTTAAACGAATTATCAAAGAGAAAATTCTATAA
- the cutA gene encoding divalent cation tolerance protein CutA, which yields MKFILTSCADKAAAKALAKKLVKAKFAACVSVFKANSVYFWDGEIKDEKERVLLIKTAVKFKKIAKFIARHHDYELPEIVAFKADKASKKYKKWIKKESK from the coding sequence ATGAAATTTATACTAACCTCTTGTGCCGATAAGGCTGCAGCCAAAGCTCTAGCCAAAAAGCTCGTTAAAGCTAAATTTGCCGCCTGCGTTAGCGTTTTTAAGGCAAATAGCGTTTATTTTTGGGACGGCGAGATAAAGGACGAAAAGGAGCGAGTTTTACTCATAAAAACCGCGGTTAAATTTAAAAAAATCGCTAAATTTATTGCGCGGCACCACGACTACGAGCTGCCTGAAATAGTCGCTTTTAAGGCGGACAAAGCTAGTAAAAAATACAAAAAATGGATAAAAAAGGAAAGTAAATGA
- the thrC gene encoding threonine synthase, whose translation MKLFQTRASAGEILSSVEFSQALLSPSSAHGGLYAPTQLPQLDENFFAEAVNLAYAQIALKIIEKFGFDADTAMFERAVKRYERFDDPQNPVQMRKIGENLYINELYHGPTRAFKDMALQPFGALLSELAAKRGEKYLIMCATSGDTGPATLETFANAPGVKVVCLYPKDGTSEVQRLQMINAGAANLKVIGIEGNFDDAQRALKSLLASEKFKERLSAAGLSLSAANSVNFGRILFQIIYHVYAHVYLLKTGELKGEFDIVVPSGNFGNALGAYYAKKMGAKIGKIKIVSNANNILTEFFTQGRYDLRGKSLVKTISPAMDILVSSNVERLLFDKFGAVRTKELMDSLAGEGFYELSSSELDALKEDFDADFCSDAECEKYIKEWAAKGVAVDPHTATCFKATTNLTRPSVITSTAHWVKFAPSMFKALKNETLKDEKSGLEALAAEFNDEVPVAIRSLFAKAAVHNEISAKSDIEAKILAWIER comes from the coding sequence ATGAAGTTATTTCAAACTAGAGCGAGTGCGGGAGAGATCCTAAGCAGCGTGGAATTTAGCCAGGCGCTACTGAGCCCCAGCTCCGCTCACGGCGGTCTATACGCACCGACGCAGCTGCCGCAGCTGGACGAAAATTTCTTTGCGGAGGCGGTAAATTTAGCCTACGCGCAAATCGCTCTGAAAATCATAGAGAAATTCGGATTTGACGCTGATACGGCGATGTTTGAGAGGGCGGTGAAGCGGTATGAGAGATTTGACGATCCGCAAAATCCCGTACAGATGCGAAAAATCGGCGAAAATCTTTACATAAACGAGCTTTATCACGGACCTACGCGCGCGTTTAAGGATATGGCATTGCAGCCGTTTGGCGCGCTACTTAGCGAGTTAGCTGCAAAAAGAGGCGAAAAGTACCTCATAATGTGCGCCACCAGCGGCGACACAGGGCCCGCGACGCTAGAAACCTTTGCGAACGCGCCCGGCGTCAAGGTTGTCTGCCTATATCCAAAAGACGGCACTAGTGAGGTGCAGCGCCTACAAATGATAAATGCCGGCGCCGCAAACCTCAAAGTAATCGGCATCGAGGGCAACTTCGACGATGCGCAGCGCGCGCTAAAAAGCCTGCTTGCTAGCGAGAAATTTAAAGAGCGTCTAAGTGCAGCCGGACTCTCGCTCTCGGCGGCAAATTCGGTAAATTTCGGCCGCATTTTGTTTCAGATTATCTATCACGTTTACGCACACGTCTATCTGCTAAAAACGGGTGAGCTAAAAGGCGAGTTTGACATCGTCGTGCCTAGCGGCAACTTCGGCAACGCCCTAGGCGCATACTACGCCAAAAAAATGGGCGCGAAAATCGGCAAAATCAAAATCGTCTCAAACGCAAACAACATCCTGACCGAGTTTTTCACGCAGGGACGATACGATCTGCGCGGCAAAAGCCTGGTTAAGACAATCAGTCCTGCGATGGATATCCTGGTTTCATCAAACGTCGAGAGGCTGCTTTTTGATAAATTCGGCGCCGTGAGAACCAAAGAGCTGATGGATAGTCTTGCCGGCGAGGGCTTTTACGAGCTTTCAAGCAGCGAGCTAGACGCGCTAAAAGAGGACTTTGACGCTGATTTTTGCAGCGACGCTGAGTGCGAGAAATACATAAAAGAGTGGGCAGCAAAAGGCGTCGCCGTCGATCCGCATACGGCTACTTGCTTTAAAGCGACGACAAATTTGACGCGCCCGTCCGTGATAACGTCGACCGCGCACTGGGTCAAATTTGCTCCAAGCATGTTTAAGGCACTAAAAAACGAAACGCTAAAAGATGAAAAAAGCGGGCTTGAGGCCTTGGCAGCGGAGTTTAACGACGAAGTGCCTGTCGCGATAAGATCGCTATTTGCAAAAGCTGCCGTGCATAACGAAATCTCCGCAAAAAGCGACATAGAAGCTAAAATTTTAGCCTGGATCGAGCGATGA
- the kdsB gene encoding 3-deoxy-manno-octulosonate cytidylyltransferase has product MIIIPARLASTRMPNKILREINGVPMFVATARRVSAADEVAIAADDEGVVQIAQKFGFKAVMTSRAHQSGTDRINEAAGILGVKDSEIIINVQADEPFIEPENIVKFREFCEKNADRAFMFSCFKFVGSELADDKNLVKVVTDDAGYALYFSRSRIPFDRAPFYAYKAHLGIYGYSAANLKRFCSFAPSTLENTEKLEQLRALSNGEKILMLEVQSDSIGIDCEEDLQRARAKFGIEVN; this is encoded by the coding sequence ATGATTATCATCCCGGCAAGGCTAGCTTCGACGCGAATGCCTAATAAAATTTTACGCGAAATAAACGGCGTGCCGATGTTCGTCGCTACGGCGCGCAGGGTGAGCGCGGCTGATGAGGTCGCCATCGCCGCAGACGACGAGGGTGTGGTGCAGATCGCGCAAAAATTCGGCTTTAAAGCCGTGATGACTAGCCGGGCGCATCAAAGCGGAACCGACCGCATCAACGAAGCTGCGGGCATACTTGGCGTCAAAGATAGCGAAATCATCATAAACGTGCAGGCCGATGAGCCCTTTATCGAGCCTGAAAATATCGTCAAATTTAGAGAATTTTGTGAGAAAAACGCGGATAGAGCGTTTATGTTTTCGTGTTTTAAATTTGTAGGCAGCGAGCTAGCGGACGATAAAAACCTGGTCAAGGTCGTGACCGACGACGCGGGCTACGCGCTATATTTTTCTCGCTCGCGCATCCCGTTTGACCGCGCGCCGTTTTATGCGTACAAGGCGCATCTGGGCATCTACGGCTATAGCGCGGCAAATTTAAAAAGATTTTGCTCATTTGCGCCGTCGACTCTCGAAAATACCGAAAAGCTAGAACAACTGCGCGCTCTATCAAACGGCGAAAAAATCCTCATGCTCGAAGTGCAAAGCGACAGTATCGGTATCGACTGCGAGGAGGATCTGCAAAGGGCGCGAGCAAAATTTGGAATTGAGGTAAATTAA
- a CDS encoding nitrous oxide-stimulated promoter family protein: MTNDKFTEQVTTLAKFLQTYCGDKHALEPKREINLELAYKGENLNRSVQTQLCAECEQLFFYAHERLLACSHDVKPSCRKCLHPCYEKPRWTQMAKIMRYSGMKLGLVKLKKIFAFSKTAE; this comes from the coding sequence ATGACGAATGATAAATTTACCGAGCAGGTCACGACTTTGGCGAAATTTTTGCAAACATACTGTGGCGACAAACATGCGCTAGAGCCAAAGCGTGAGATAAATTTGGAGCTAGCCTATAAGGGCGAAAATCTAAACCGTAGCGTGCAGACGCAGCTTTGCGCCGAGTGCGAACAGCTGTTTTTCTACGCTCACGAGCGGCTTTTGGCCTGTTCGCACGATGTTAAGCCAAGCTGCCGCAAGTGTCTGCATCCGTGCTATGAAAAGCCTAGATGGACGCAGATGGCAAAGATAATGAGATATAGTGGTATGAAGCTTGGCCTTGTAAAGCTTAAAAAGATATTTGCATTTTCAAAGACGGCGGAGTAG